A stretch of the Candidatus Jettenia sp. AMX2 genome encodes the following:
- a CDS encoding universal stress protein has protein sequence MFKKILCPLDFSESSVNALRYAVKLAVKDAARLYLIYVEDKIDYGGLRLGTEYSLDSETVEMLNKKLIDEIPEDAKNCIKSEILITAGNPADEIIKAALDKEIDLIVMGTQGRTGIAHMVIGSVAENVIKKAHCPVLCVRKQVKM, from the coding sequence ATGTTTAAGAAAATTCTTTGTCCCCTTGATTTTTCAGAGAGTTCAGTTAACGCGCTGAGATATGCTGTAAAACTGGCTGTAAAGGATGCGGCCAGGCTTTACCTTATATACGTAGAGGATAAAATTGACTATGGAGGACTCCGGTTGGGTACCGAATATAGCCTTGATTCGGAAACGGTTGAGATGCTTAACAAAAAACTCATAGATGAGATTCCGGAAGATGCAAAAAATTGTATAAAGTCAGAAATCCTGATTACGGCTGGTAACCCCGCCGATGAAATCATAAAGGCTGCGCTCGATAAAGAGATAGATCTTATAGTCATGGGCACTCAAGGCCGTACAGGTATTGCACATATGGTTATTGGCAGCGTAGCAGAGAATGTAATAAAAAAGGCACATTGTCCGGTGTTATGTGTGAGAAAGCAGGTAAAAATGTAG